A section of the Oryzias melastigma strain HK-1 linkage group LG14, ASM292280v2, whole genome shotgun sequence genome encodes:
- the LOC112142743 gene encoding cilia- and flagella-associated protein 54 isoform X5, which translates to MNFPASHYGDLDDRNPVLIAFRRDIKSLVSLMKRPDGGAQVKGVRLLVEIWKQYKHRLPAKCYQDQMLQTADFLSEIKMHEVALWQGYSLHLQQFSSEEITDISDLEHFHACFFPEGLDVDQDVVSMKVRAMLGCALCTFELEKKHGVLKQKGLCKLLRVLSFIRIMMQAFQQHDHLSWHIYNGSSLIYNICRYLMTMNCSAEALEYLLWASISVELSVPLMTAKYLPLSVTLYCAGCYCYYDNQAAAQAEEFARRALGKINERAEEEEQSDTATSTEAQRAYKEASIKLSSLVFKRAVFEGRRPKYKTRIQSKSSLKDFASGPRPRTSTEKLLTSMFDSTAGQFLGILEALWDSSTRPLQTRILGDVELQEIALELLSAGVRILSGSPGEQKCEEHLVLNPIILTPTSTLIELAVTGEHRIPITSAVRFLKLLFQYKQLDVFADLSKQMLHILSDVKGQAFRKAERELALLHSYSSLFFQKGRLRDHISDVRSKSSVFLTDEISALVNTLQMSICGADPELHPDVDLVLDVILFLWNQVKMVMQNDQLQASEFSQCEQRTDSYHKWLWCLSVLCEVALACPLATVNCTMTAEMICTLAIQLEKASGSTRGPVFGSMEMTNAQLLQRVHDMVKKGLLSLSKGVSALIPQDLSAVTDSAFFQKLGPLHPPSASAEEIKRMNENRWKNTEGEEPEVEFEPSTNVFLLARDLHLELEIILHRVSVKLLHLHSVEKPELMDWIKNNKVSKALFLIQKALLEHDSEMMTDSNTTTNLLEEAFSLMEKAELEEKKLYMTLCQTKQKPHQEGKAPKPKGESPPPAPVLLSRTDHTFTFAPAPYDLGEQVCWYQLFGRVAEGINKTVRLNDCILPGTGLMVLVGSGGCVMRVEGLQPNQKYVFAVAAYDSEGRLLGNSIGQTTVPLLASVPVQLLATWAHLAQAAFQTNQYAAAKRACRKLWSHYIHPSSKSSSLWDRLTATSLHKATIQQSSPHLCNLVLTSIFIETEISIQEGALRCETLSNSSPFVWDQDARLAECDRMLVAIDLALCLNDGSSAVQAVVTCYGLLAPLMFHQIIHGNVVQVLQKCLLVLEENSGVLIHSWTGATTESLLYMTACITFYLSKVLRLLRKHQLAAAVLDRGRRLLQEATDARLQMSKHSSKAKTTGADGTVSDSVMIRRQFQALNTKQRRSRSTCEAEVTSGNCPPAPTVPEDPMVLCDLIYSCTLQEAHQEVMKIKWKTYFLEFAALFLQRTLEEGHPDLVLKWGENILQFLFRRDEMMGLSSKHLEAKNSKGGAETDTPQQNKMSVPHEELRKKLKKKLPCSMMRHVKTYRELCTVDNLLTMMSDVVRRSKKRLQLRNLCWEERPWRCQVHRCMAQAHLAAAHRDMETLQHSQFDPLYFSLAFTGLLIKKRPSSRHKSEGIPCPSDLGEQEEKREKKVVRFDTSGERCVEGGRFSPTVDLQIDRNSPVNSLKLAASHLRRSMVLAHRGGDWTLLLCVCHTVWSHSCKITSQLEAPPPFTEDQLQHIFTPLLVLATDLVMDMLNKLELWSLYDRDSTEEELESSVHFSAPLDDGSQVDLRWVRSLVLHTLERLHSCEKWESLSHFALLFNSYTRERYALIVAPLLLHAQRSLIERIRSVGGPAIPQPHHVKTQQSTGKEVTNRSYFHCQLLSGWSPSELPIDEDTSHTNVFPRDGASLKAAEKQRSLSLVCVPLDVEDTLSGYHRALQKTPHCLQVLQHSRSLLLLLLANTQPYLTQLQSAGRVSCSPVVKPTPNIRPCEPSGEDFSTPDAIFGLPVRPDCIPTVVASYSNSIKCLRASGHKSLSLLALRDMGNLHFYAGNVQAAQSCWIQAVDCALQSSGVVQKWDGVSFGGGSMPKTVKHAGVWGCLQAAVIAAKIAQFILTSDINQRTKCCLLSSHLFKCVLGCSMAQPQLDLQYASHTIREELLPGVDLFSEPRRLHVSSVVSSLHFVCRWLFMTGHHITLLPLLALYLHFVGPVCRDVRRTVEGKILKVRVLTELRMFSEAVMEVIQLTQGAGIFLPCGPFMAKTDLQPMATFYNNKSLLDNKEAVETLMNCDFAPEIQTMYGPSLCTSFSLARVQLVLALSETLRGLPDPDPKDSHATILVESESSVKERADEEPKPPKQKTFLLCHEESQLTSERIKIVLLEAASSLLTSTTEQLASLPCSEEEKLELTVESSLLKANLHLQQGRPKLSFDAAVSSLVLLQTSPVTIGASNSELTEVLQDPVMDTQPRDCPGAAEAAERIGPSLWLRCRLALVQSLVASIHTDATLLPGKNINEETARLLQEGIEECVGWGDRDTQALLLMESAELEALRGKTQESVAVLQEAVALLSEPACMPPGSMLTLARAALLLNDIQEHQSSSLLQVTRKLLDMQMRLFGQSVDDKVGVCPPGSDNIYLPYITMLKEITLRIDSMENSDNKDQPTSSVGGQTLHLI; encoded by the exons ATGAACTTTCCAGCTTCGCATTACGGTGATCTTGATGATAGGAATCCCGTCCTCATCGCTTTCAGACGGGACATCAAGTCGTTGGTGTCGTTGATGAAACGTCCGGATGGTGGCGCACAGGTGAAAGG GGTCAGGCTTCTTGTGGAGATTTGGAAACAGTACAAACACAGACTTCCAGCAAAGTGCTACCAGGATCAGAtgctgcagactgcagacttcCTGTCTGAAATTAAG ATGCATGAGGTTGCTCTGTGGCAGGGCTACAGCCTGCACTTACAGCAGTTCAGCTCAGAGGAAATCACAGACATCAGTGATTTGGAGCACTTCCACGCCTGTTTCTTCCCTGAAGGCCTTGATGTGGACCAAGATGTTGTTTCCATGAAG GTCCGTGCGATGCTTGGCTGTGCCCTCTGTACTTTTGAGCTGGAGAAGAAACACGGCGTCCTGAAGCAGAAGGGACTCTGCAAACTCCTGCGTGTGTTGAGCTTCATAAGGATCATGATGCAGGCCTTCCAGCAGCATGACCACCTCTCCTGGCACATATACAACG GCTCGTCACTCATTTACAACATCTGCCGTTACCTGATGACTATGAACTGCAGTGCAgag GCCTTGGAGTATCTTCTGTGGGCAAGCATCAGCGTGGAGTTGTCTGTCCCCCTGATGACGGCCAAATATCTGCCTCTGAGCGTCACTCTGTACTGTGCTGGCTGCTACTGTTACTATGACAACCAGGCTGCGGCGCAAGCAGAG GAATTTGCCAGGAGAGCTCTGGGAAAAATTAATGAACgagcagaagaggaggagcagagtgACACTGCCACCAGCACGGAGGCTCAGAGAGCTTATAAAGAAGCTTCTATCAAG CTCAGTAGCCTGGTGTTCAAGAGGGCAGTTTTTGAAGGCAGGAGACCCAAATACAAGACGAGAATCCAATCCAAAAGCTCCCTGAAAGACTTTGCCAGT GGGCCTAGACCTCGCACTTCCACAGAGAAGTTGCTGACGTCCATGTTTGACTCCACCGCGGGGCAGTTTCTGGGCATTTTAGAGGCTCTTTGGGACAGCAGCACACGGCCCCTGCAGACGAGGATACTGGGCGatgtggagctgcaggagatCGCCCTGGAACTGCTGTCCGCCGGCGTCCGCATACTATCCG GATctccaggtgagcagaagtGTGAGGAGCATCTGGTTCTTAATCCCATCATCCTGACACCGACTTCAACTCTAATAGAGCTGGCAGTGACAG GTGAACACAGGATTCCCATCACCTCAGCTGTGAGGTTTCTCAAGTTACTGTTTCAGTACAAGCAGTTGGACGTCTTTGCTGACCTTTCCAAACAGATGCTACACATACTGTCA GATGTGAAAGGTCAGGCTTTCAGGAAGGCCGAGAGAGAGCTAGCTTTACTTCACAGCTACAGCAGTTTGTTCTTCCAAAAAGGCCGACTCAGAGATCATATAAGTGACG TCAGATCCAAGTCTTCAGTTTTCTTGACTGATGAGATCTCTGCTCTGGTAAACACCCTGCAGATGTCCATCTGTGGCGCTGATCCT GAGCTGCATCCAGATGTCGACTTGGTTTTGGATGTCATCTTATTCCTATGGAATCAGGTGAAGATGGTTATGCAGAATGATCAGCTTCAAGCGTCAGAGTTTTCACAATGTGAGCAGAGGACAGACAGCTATCATAAG TGGCTGTGGTGTCTGAGCGTTCTCTGTGAAGTGGCCCTCGCCTGTCCGCTAGCAACAGTCAACTGTACCATGACAGCAGAGATGATCTGCACCCTGGCCATTCAGCTAGAAAAAGCCTCTGGTTCAACCCGAGGTCCAGTCTTTGGCTCGATGGAG ATGACCAACGCACAACTGCTTCAGAGGGTGCATGATATGGTGAAGAAGGGTCTCCTATCTCTGTCAAAGGGTGTCTCTGCTCTGATTCCTCAAGATCTTTCTGCAGTCACAGACTCCGCCTTCTTTCAG AAACTGGGCCCACTTCATCCACCCTCAGCATCAGCAGAAGAgataaaaagaatgaatgaaaatagGTGGAAGAACACAGAAGGTGAGGAACCGGAGGTGGAGTTTGAGCCTTCTACGAATGTGTTCTTGCTGGCCAGAGACCTTCATCTAGAGCTGGAAATCATCCTCCACAGGGTCTCTGTCAAGCTGCTGCATCTTCACTCAG ttgAAAAACCTGAGTTGATGGACTGGATTAAGAACAACAAAGTGTCCAAAGCTCTTTTTCTGATCCAGAAGGCCTTGCTGGAGCACGACTCCGAGATGATGACTGACAGCAACACAACAACGAATCTCCTCGAG GAGGCCTTCAGCTTGATGGAAAAAGCAGAACTTGAGGAGAAAAAACTTTACATGACTTTGTGCCAAACTAAACAGAAGCCCCATCAAGAGGGCAAAGCCCCCAAACCAAAAGGAGAAAGCCCTCCACCTGCTCCTGTCCTCCTTTCCCGCACTGACCACACTTTTACTTTTGCTCCTGCTCCATATGACTTGGGAGAGCAG GTGTGCTGGTACCAGCTGTTTGGCCGTGTAGCTGAAGGCATCAACAAGACGGTCCGTCTGAATGACTGCATTCTGCCAGGAACTGGACTTATG GTTCTGGTGGGTTCTGGAGGGTGCGTGATGAGGGTTGAGGGTCTGCAGCCCAACCAGAAGTACGTGTTTGCTGTAGCCGCCTACGACAGCGAGGGTAGGCTGCTGGGCAACAGCATAGGACAGACGACCGTACCTCTGCTGGCATCCGTGCCAGTCCAGCTGCTGGCCACCTGGGCTCACCTGGCTCAG GCGGCTTTCCAAACAAACCAATATGCTGCAGCTAAGAGAGCCTGCAGGAAGCTTTGGAGCCATTATATCCACCCCAGCTCTAAATCCAGCAGCCTGTGGGATAGACTTACTGCTACCAG CCTGCATAAAGCAACCATCCAGCAGTCTTCCCCTCACCTATGCAACCTGGTCCTGACCTCCATCTTCATCGAGACAGAAATCAGCATCCAGGAGGGGGCTCTCCGCTGTGAAACCCTTAGCAACAGCAGCCCGTTTGTTTGGGACCAG GACGCCAGACTGGCAGAGTGTGATCGGATGCTGGTGGCCATAGACCTGGCTTTGTGTCTGAATGATGGGAGCTCAGCTGTGCAGGCTGTAGTTACCTGTTACGGCCTGCTGGCTCCGCTAATGTTCCATCAAATCATACATGGCAACGTGGTGCAG GTGCTGCAGAAGTGTTTGCTGGTCCTGGAGGAGAATTCTGGTGTCCTCATACACTCATGGACTGGAGCGACCACAGAGTCCCTCCTTTACATGACAGCTTGCATCACTTTCTACCTCTCAAAA GTGCTGCGGTTGCTCAGAAAGCATCAACTGGCTGCAGCGGTTCTGGACCGCGGGCGCCGGCTGCTTCAGGAAGCCACTGATGCTCGGCTGCAGATGAGCAAACATTCCAGTAAAGCAAAGACG ACTGGGGCGGACGGCACAGTCAGCGATTCGGTGATGATCCGGCGGCAGTTTCAAGCgctgaacacaaaacaaagaagaagcaGGAGCACCTGTGAGGCAGAAGTCACCTCCGGTA acTGTCCTCCAGCCCCGACTGTCCCAGAGGACCCCATGGTTCTGTGTGATCTGATCTACAGCTGCACCTTACAGGAGGCCCATCAGGAAG TGATGAAAATCAAGTGGAAGACATATTTTCTTGAGTTTGCGGCTCTGTTCCTCCAGCGGACCCTGGAGGAGGGTCACCCAGACCTGGTTCTGAAGTGGGGGGAGAACATTCTTCAGTTTCTCTTCAG GCGTGATGAGATGATGGGACTATCGTCTAAACATCTGGAGGCTAAAAACAGTAAAGGCGGAGCTGAAACTGACACGCCTCAG CAGAATAAGATGTCTGTTCCACAtgaagaactgaggaagaagCTCAAGAAAAAGCTGCCGTGCAGCATGATGAGGCATGTCAAAACCTACAG AGAGCTCTGCACCGTGGACAACCTGCTGACCATGATGTCAGATGTGGTGCGCCGCAGCAAGAAGCGCCTCCAGCTGAGGAACCTGTGCTGGGAGGAGAGGCCGTGGAGGTGTCAGGTCCACCGCTGCATGGCCCAGGCCCATCTAGCTGCTGCTCACCGGGACATGGAGACTCTGCAGCACAG CCAGTTCGACCCTTTGTATTTCTCTCTGGCTTTCACTGGACTTCTGATCAAGAAGCGACCCTCATCCAGACATAAGTCAGAAGGCATCCCCTGTCCCTCTGATCTGGGAGAACAGGAGgagaaaagggaaaagaaag TAGTTCGATTTGATACCTCTGGGGAAAGATGTGTGGAAGGAGGACGCTTTTCCCCAACAGTCGACCTGCAAATAGACAGAAACTCTCCAGTGAATTCCCTTAAACTTGCCGCTTCACATCTTCGCAGATCTATG GTTCTGGCACATCGAGGTGGTGACTGGActctgctgctgtgtgtgtgtcacaCGGTGTGGAGCCACAGCTGTAAAATCACATCCCAGCTtgaggctcctccccctttcaCAGAGGACCAACTGCAGCACATCTTCACTCCTCTACTAGTGCTAGCCACAGATCTAGTCATGGATATGCTAAACAAACTAGAG CTGTGGAGTTTGTATGATCGCGACTCGACAGAGGAAGAACTAGAGTCCAGTGTCCACTTCTCAGCTCCTCTGGACGACGGCAGTCAGGTGGACCTACGCTGGGTTCGCTCTTTAGTCCTGCACACCCTGGAGCGCCTCCATAGCTGTGAAAAATGGGAAAGTTTGTCCCACTTTGCCTTACTTTTCAACTCATACACTCG GGAGCGCTACGCCCTGATTGTGGCTCCTCTGCTCCTTCATGCTCAGAGGAGCTTGATTGAAAGAATCCGCTCAGTGGGGGGGCCGGCAATCCCGCAGCCCCACCACGTAAAGACACAGCAGAGCACGGGCAAAGAG GTGACCAACAGGAGTTACTTTCACTGCCAGCTGCTCAGCGGATGGAGTCCTTCTGAGCTTCCCATTGATGAAGACACGTCTCACACAAACGTCTTTCCCAGAGATGGAGCTTCACTCAAAG CTGCAGAGAAACAGCGCTCCTTGTCTCTCGTGTGCGTTCCTCTGGATGTGGAAGACACTCTGAGCGGTTACCATCGAGCCTTGCAGAAAACTCCACACTGCCTTCAGGTTCTGCAGCATAGCCGCTCCttactgctgctgctcctggcAAACACGCAGCCCT ACTTGACGCAGCTCCAGTCAGCAGGTCGGGTGAGCTGTAGCCCCGTGGTCAAGCCCACTCCAAACATCCGTCCATGTGAGCCCAGCGGGGAAGACTTCAGCACTCCAGACGCCATCTTTGGCCTTCCTGTCAGACCTGACTGCATACCAACTGTTGTTGCTTCCTATTCTAATTCCATCA AGTGTCTCAGAGCCAGTGGCCACAAGTCCCTCAGTCTTTTGGCTTTGCGTGACATGGGAAATTTACATTTCTATGCTGGAAACGTGCA GGCGGCTCAGAGCTGCTGGATCCAGGCTGTGGACTGCGCCCTTCAGAGCTCAGGTGTTGTGCAGAAATGGGATGGCGTGTCCTTTGGAGGAGGCTCCATGCCAAAAACTGTGAAGCACGCTGGTGTTTGGGGGTGTCTGCAGGCCGCTGTGATCGCAGCTAAAATAGCACA GTTCATCCTAACGTCTGATATCAACCAGCGAACCAAATGTTGCCTGTTGTCTTCTCACCTTTTTAAG TGTGTGCTGGGCTGCTCCATGGCTCAGCCACAGCTTGATCTCCAGTACGCCTCCCACACCATCAGAGAGGAGCTGCTCCCCGGAGTCGACCTTTTCTCCGAACCTCGCAGGCTCCACGTCAGCTCCGTCGTCTCCAGCCTCCACTTTGTTTGTCGCTGGCTCTTCATGACTGGCCACCATATTACG ctgctgCCCCTTCTTGCCCTTTACCTCCACTTTGTTGGCCCGGTCTGCAGAGATGTACGGCGCACAGTTGAAGGCAAAATTCTCAAA gttcgTGTCCTCACTGAGCTCCGTATGTTCAGCGAAGCTGTGATGGAGGTCATCCAACTCACACAGGGAGCAGGCATCTTCCTACCGTGTGGTCCTTTCATGGCTAAAACAGATCTCCAA ccAATGGCGACATTCTACAACAATAAATCTCTTCTGGACAACAAAGAG GCTGTAGAAACCCTTATGAATTGTGACTTTGCTCCTGAGATCCAAACAATGTACGGTCCATCGCTCTGCACCAGCTTCAGCCTGGCTCGCGTCCAGCTAGTCCTGGCCCTCAGCGAGACACTAAGAGGTCTTCCAGATCCAG ATCCTAAAGATTCACATGCTACAATCTTAGTGGAGTCGGAGTCCAGCGTAAAGGAAAGAGCGGACGAAGAACCAAAACCACCGAAGCAAAAAACGTTCTTACTTTGTCATGAAGAGAGTCAGCTCACATCAGAAAGAATTAAG ATTGTGTTACTGGAAGCAGCATCCTCTCTGTTGACCTCCACCACAGAACAGCTGGCATCGCTGCCCTGCAGTGAGGAGGAGAAGCTGGAGCTCACTGTGGAGTCTAGTCTTCTTAAAGCCaacctccacctgcagcagggACGTCCCAAACTCAG TTTTGATGCTGCAGTTTCATCTTTAGTCCTTCTACAAACATCACCTGTGACTATTGGAGCATCCAACTCTGAACTTACAGAGGTTTTACAG GACCCAGTGATGGATACTCAGCCCAGAGACTGTCCTGGAGCTGCCGAGGCAGCCGAGAGAATCGGTCCGTCTCTGTGGCTGCGGTGCCGCCTGGCTCTGGTACAAAGCCTGGTTGCCAGTATCCACACAGATGCAACTCTTCTCCCAG GTAAGAACATCAATGAAGAGACGGCGCGGCTGCTGCAGGAGGGTATTGAGGAGTGCGTTGGATGGGGAGACCGTGACACTCAGGCTTTGCTGCTGATGGAATCTGCTGAGCTGGAAGCACTGAGAGGAAAGACGCAAGAGAGTGTAGCGGTGCTGCAG GAAGCGGTGGCTCTGCTGTCGGAGCCCGCCTGCATGCCTCCGGGCTCCATGCTGACTTTAGCTCGAGCCGCTTTGCTGCTCAATGACATTCAAGAACATCAGAGCTCCTCACTCCTCCAGGTCACGAGGAAGTTGTTGGACATGCAG atgcgTCTGTTTGGTCAGAGTGTGGATGACAAAGTGGGCGTCTGTCCTCCTGGCTCTGATAACATTTACCTCCCTTACATCACCATGCTGAAGGAGATCACGTTGAGGATTG ATTCCATGGAGAATTCTGACAACAAGGACCAGCCGACATCTTCAGTCGGGGGTCAAACTCTCCACCTAATCTGA